In one Culex quinquefasciatus strain JHB chromosome 2, VPISU_Cqui_1.0_pri_paternal, whole genome shotgun sequence genomic region, the following are encoded:
- the LOC6043121 gene encoding translation initiation factor IF-3, with product MNILVKVVRSGFLRHSGSTIRLLPPEVILGSANFSSKSSKPPNNESLAAAAAAKKPKTAPKITLIAQDQSVQVVNLDEAQRISKRRDLKLVKIIDLDLKTQRPVYKLMTSAEYLNEDLKRREEKKRSKAEATIKGDKLLTLSARITEHDLTSKIQNVVKWLRKSYEVRIVVSGDGDKSKQESVAIRIEHSTKEAGKIVQKRFRDNDLRFQIIPASGADKEQEQPAEAPTKAKTSSSPSENLNQSIRAFHTDARLLA from the exons ATGAACATCCTCGTAAAAGTTGTCCGGAGCGGTTTCCTTCGCCACTCGGGTTCAACAATCCGGCTGCTGCCGCCGGAAGTGATCTTGGGTTCTGCCAATTTCTCATCAAAGTCCTCCAAACCTCCGAACAATGAATCGCTGGCAGCAGCGGCGGCCGCCAAGAAGCCAAAAACAGCCCCCAAAATAACCCTCATCGCACAGGATCAATCCGTGCAGGTCGTGAACCTTGATGAGGCCCAGCGGATTTCCAAGCGACGCGACCTAAAGCTGGTTAAAATAATTGATTTGGATTTGAAAACGCAGCGACCAGTTTACAA ACTAATGACCAGCGCGGAATATCTCAACGAGGATCTAAAACGCCGGGAGGAGAAAAAACGCAGCAAAGCGGAAGCTACCATCAAGGGGGACAAATTGCTTACGCTCAGCGCCAGAATTACGGAGCACGACCTCACCTCCAAGATTCAGAACGTGGTCAAATGGTTGCGCAAAAGCTACGAGGTGCGAATCGTCGTTTCCGGCGACGGGGACAAATCCAAACAGGAATCGGTTGCCATCCGGATCGAGCATAGCACCAAGGAAGCGGGCAAGATTGTGCAGAAGCGGTTCCGCGATAACGACCTGCGGTTTCAAATAATACCAGCCTCGGGAGCGGACAAGGAGCAGGAACAACCGGCGGAGGCACCGACAAAGGCCAAGACAAGTTCTTCACCGTCGGAAAACCTAAATCAATCCATTCGGGCATTCCACACCGATGCGCGCCTGCTGGCGTGA